DNA sequence from the Acanthopagrus latus isolate v.2019 chromosome 15, fAcaLat1.1, whole genome shotgun sequence genome:
CTCATTCTATTCCCGTAGGATGTCCCATGAATCATCAGCACAAAGCATGTGGATGAGCAAGAGTAGCTCAACAGTATACATGGACGTATCGAGCCCATCCAAGGCTCAGGTCTGTTTCCTcatgattgtaaaaaaaaaaaatcttttgcaGGTAAAGCAAAAATCTGCACTTACTGATATTTAAAGACTGCGGCAGACCGGCAGCAGCTTGTAAGAGCaagaaagttttgttttgggtgTATTCTGCTTTGAACTGAGGTGTAAAAGGACATTAAAGATGCAATGTGTAAGATATGGTCAgcattttagttttaaacattcaaTACATAAACtgacattatcaacagaatgtgaagaaaaaagttTCAGCATAATGTCTAAGATGCCTGTgctgaagttagcgtgctaacctGCTTGGCCTGGCTTGTAATAATACATCTGTACCTCTAGAAGCGATGGTCTGATGGTCAGTTAAAGCTGGGAGATGTAAACGAGCAGCAAGTTAGGTACTTTTCTCTTAGCTTTCATTGTCTGATAGAAAAATAAACTCACTAATGTCAGAAAAGGAAATACTCTTAAAGTCGCATTCCTTGCCAAACGGAATACAAACAAATTCCCCCTGAATTCACGTTTCTCCCTATCGCTAACTAAGGCGGGCTTAGCTACTGTCGAGGAATAGCAGTCAGCAGTGGTTATATGCTGCCTCCCATTTGTTTGAAATGACCTTTGACAGGTCAGGCCATATCTTACACCTTGCACTTTAAAATAATTGAATGTGCCACTTTGTAACAATTAACCACTTTCTTGTGTATTGTAGACGCCCGTCAGGTCAGCTGTGTCTGAATATGACACACCAAGCATGATGTCAACTTCCCAGTAAGGCACTTTTTAACCCTAGTCTTTGAACAGATTGTAGAGTTCAACACATGAAACGCTTCACTCAGGTCTCTTGTTATGTTCTCCTAGGGTGTCTCTTAAATCTTTACAAAGCATGGAAATTGATAAAACTAGCACAGGACGACGGAGAAAAGCATCAAACTCTTCTAACAATCAGGTGCGTGTTTTTCATCACAACCTTAAAAACTGTGATAGTTAAAACAGATGTCCACCCACTGATAGTCTGCTGACTCTGAATGTGGAGAGAGCAACAGAATAGTAGTAGTGTTGTAAGAATAAGAACATCCAAACTATGAAGGGAGTCACTCCAAAAGACAATATACTACTTGGTTGTTTTGATGTGGCAGGTGACACATATTTCCTAATAAAGAGTAAACAACCTGATATTCAGAGCCAGGCTAAACAGTCGTAATCAGTTTTACTCTTTTATTCTCTAAGCTTGCTGTGAAAGTCCGGAAAATGGAAACAAGTCATGAAGAGACCCAGTCCAGgtatgaaaataaacactgatatACAATGTGGCGTGTGTTTTATACTGCTGTGGTCTCAAATCCTTTCTCCCAATAAGTGATATGCAAACAAAACGTCCCTTTCTATAGTCTTAACTTTTGCAATAACAGTAGTGTTAATCTTGACAGGTTTACTTCAGAGTACGATCATATGAAGATACTTGGCAGTGGAACATTTGGGAATGTTTACAAAGCAagaaacaaactgctgaaaaGGGACTTCGCTGTAAAGATTGTCCGCTGGGAAGAGTAAGTATGCAGTAGGTGCCAATGTGCAGAGTTGcatgtgcagtgtttgtgcaagtgttttgattatttgataATATTTTCCTTTGGATCAGGAAATCTCTCCGAGAGGTGACTACATTGTCGGACCTTAGCCACCCTAATATCATCAGATACTACACATTTTGGACGGAGGATTCAGGATACAGCCCTTCCCAGTAAGACCAATGCACTTCCCTTAAAGGGCACCCACCACTTTGGCTGTCGTAgcttcagtgtctctgggctagTAGGTCGAGCAAACAGGCTGGGTCAGTGGAACAGCAGTGGCCAGAGCCAATCTGTTTGCTCCACCTAACGAGCCTGGAGAAACTCCAGCAGCGAAGAGACGCTCTGGAGGATGAGTGAAATGAGGAGCATCAGAAGACTGGGAGAGTCGCTGAAGGGATCGGTGTGTTTCCCGGCACAGCTGACGCTCATAGGCCGCTGTATGGGACTGCAAGAAAAGCAGACATTACTACTGTGTGAGTTAACCGTTTTACAGGCGGAGCACGGCTGGCCCTGTAAGAACTAGTCCATAGTTACGCTTCTGATACGCTCTTCTGTTGTCAGTCACATGGCGATGGCACAACTGACCTACACACCTGTTAAATGATTGGCTGTCTTAGCACGCTCCATTATCAAGGGACATGATAGGCTGTTTATAAGTCAGGGCATATTCACTATGTGTTTTGAGGTTGGTTCAGATTTTATGCATATACTTGAAACTATAGAACAATtttatcaaactgttttcttatttctatCGATGACGTGTCTGTTGCCGATACTTATTGCTATCGTTTTATCGCCCAGGCGTACTCTTACCTGTAGTGGTATTCATCCATCAAGACTGTTCCTGTGAGCTGTGTGGTTTTAGAAAAGTTGGCTGTAGAGATGCAATTGCTACattaaactgctcacaacatggtctgtggattatcctgAGTATCTGGGTCATGATTACTAGAAAGACAAGTGGCTTTTGAATGTTTCAATTATACTGTTTAGGTGGTTTATACATCACAAGCTAAGTGCCATCTAGTCCCATTACATTATAAAGAAAGCAGACATCTTAGCTGAAATTTCCAAAACGCAgaaactcacaccaaaacaatgtaGATGGATAagtagcactacaggtaagaggaagaatattatttttttttttttaactgtttcttTAAGTCTTAACTTCACATTTCAAGTTAAAGGAGAGTAATTCaatcatttttctgttcttaCCTTCCTAGATCTGCAGATCAGTCATCCGCAAAGTACCTTTATATTCAGATGGAGTTATGTGACACCGAAACCCTCAAAAAGTGGATCAAACAGAAAAACGCTCAGTCTCCGCAGGACTCCAAGAGGCAGGAAGAAAGTTTAAACATCGCTAAGCAAATAGTTACTGGAGTTGAATATATTCACTCCATGAAGCACATCCACAGAGACCTGAAGGTGAGCATTTGATGTCCTCTGACAAAGCCCCACCAGCACCCTTCGATCTTTGCACAAACCTGTAGTGAAGCCTCTAAGGCAGTTTTAGTTAATCATTTATCCATTCAAAGTGAACAAATACAGCCCTTCCCAATGTCATGTGCTGACTTTTTCAATTTGATGCTGGTCTCAGGCACACAGATACCTTTTTAAACTGTAGGGTCACTCGTTCATATGTTTCTACCCATCATGCAATGAGCTAGATgcttatttcttttcttttctgtttttatttctcatcaaCAAGCCTGCCAACATCCTGTTTGGACTGGATCGAAAAGTGAAGATTGGGGACTTTGGTCTGGTCACCAGAGATGACGACGATGTTTTGAGGGAAAGAACACTTTGCACAGGAACCCCATCTTACATGGCTCCAGAACAAGTGAGATGTTATATTATTGTTTCAAAAACATGTTCCTCTCATGAGCTTTACCATGTAGACTACCTACACCGATCAGCCAGAACAATAAAAAGGCAGTTCTTTTGTGGTGGAGTGGATTACACTGATCATCTCATTACAATGaaatgttctgcttggaaaCACTGGGACCTGGCATAATGTGGATAATGTGCTCAAAGGATCCGCCTCCAGTGCCCCATTACCAGACAACCCAAACCCCAGAGATCCTGTCGAGCCCATGCCTTGATGGGTCCAAGCTGAGTCCAATCCTCGACTGGGGCCTCCGTGGATTGGCCTTGTTCCAGCACCATTGATAGATTGTGATCAAGAGAATTTGGAGGCCTGGTCTACTCCTTAAGGTCATTGCCATGTGCCTCTGGCCACCCCTGAGCAATTTCTGTGGTGTCACAAGGTGCATTTGTCCTGCTGTGGGGGCCAGTACCATCAGTGATTGGCATAGCCAGCGAGGGACATAGTTTTTCTCCAGCCGTGTTTAGGTGGATCACATGTCTTGACAAACATCCAAATGGATGCCAGATTCTAAGGTGAATCCTGTAACCTGTTAGtccttttaatgttgtggctaaTCGGTGTGTTAGCCTGCCAGAGAgatcaacaaatcaaaaagcAAACATCAACTGTGTTGCAACGTGTGccaataaaacactgttttattgtgtagTTGCAAATTCAAGCAGTAAAACCAGAGCTGAAAAGTGACACTTCATTTACATAATGAGCACAATTAGTAAATCTATCATAGTGATATATGGAGGGCTAACATTAGGAAGCTTTTGACAGTACTGTGTTTGCTTTCTATCACAAAAGATCAAGAGGAGCTATGGCCGGAAAGTGGACATTTTTCCTCTGGGGTTGATATACTTTGAGCTCCTTTGGAAACTCTCTACTGGCCACAAAAGTGTGGTGAGTCTTTCATAAACAGAACCTGGTAGTAGTATGTTTgaatttttattgtttttattgtattgtttgaTATTATTTGATCTGTTAATTTTATTAAGACATTTATCCTGTTCACTGCATGAATACCAGGTTTGGGATGATGCCAGACATCAGAAGTTGCCCAAAGAGTTCTCAGAGACATTTCCCCAAGAGGTACATTTCTATATTCCTTATTATCCTAAATGATTTACTTGCAACACTAAAGTAGCAGGAGGGCGTTGCACTGTCGCAGCCCTTATCCAAAGTGAATATGTGGCGAGAAGCTTCAGTGATACTGTAGACTCACCGCATTCATCGTTGTTGGTCCAAAGatctgttattgttgtttttgcaggagCAAATCATCAAGTCGATGCTGTGTGAGCAGCCAGAAGAACGACCTGAAGCAAGTACActgagagcagagctggagaagTGGGCTCAGACGCTGAGCACACAAAAAATGCTTCAGGCGAATGCAACTAACTGATTATCAGAAGGAAATCAGTCAGAATGGTTACTACACTGCACTTAAGTAGGGCTTGAATCTGAGATCGATGCAAGTCCTTCACAGGgtctcatccacacacacacactcacaaaatcACACACCTGTAACAACGGGTATCAGTTAATGTTCAGATCATTAACCATGTGAATAATGAACAAAGGACCTGGTATTATGGATTTTACAATCAGggcatgaaacatgaaataaaagtttatcgtgttttttaaaaagcaactcTTACATTAACTCCCACCTGTCCAGCTTTTGTTGTAAATAATCAAGTGCCGCTTCATTTCTGTCAACGGTACACATTTTCTTCCATGCAGGTAATggatgaatatgtttttaagaTGTCACTTTACAGCTTTTATTCCACTGAATATATTGATCTTGTTACAGTCACCAACAGGTCAGTAGTGAGGCTGAGTTATAGGGGTTTGCACTTCCAACAGCTCAGCTGTGAAACCTCAAACAATGAGGAGCCAAAAGAGGACAAGCAAACTCCTAATGGTTGTGATGCTTAAAGATGTGTGTCGCAGCATTACAACTGTTATCAAGTGGCATATATGTCAGTCATCATCAGTGAAGCATGATGATGACTTTTGCTTTGTAGTTTTTGATTCTTTCTTACAAATAATCATGTCCTGTGTTATTACATGATCAGCTGGTGATGAAATACTGTATTCTGTGCTGGGAAGGGTTAAACATCATGTCACATTgcaccttttgttttgtaatgaagTTGGATggattgaaaaataaaatctgtcgAGGGTGTAATggtcatttgtgtttgtaaagtTTGTACATGTACTGTTGTATTTTGTATAATCTGTGAGTTTTAGTGGCAGTTGGATGATTTGAAGTCCTCCACTGGTGATCTGCTTTGTTGTTACATTCCAAAGAGTCTGTATTGTacttcagtcagtcattcaAGCACTAAATGCTTTATCCGACGGCGTTAAAAGGTGAGTTTTAATCATAactacacataaacacacgcttACATTGTCAGAGAGGGGCTGGAAAACTGTGTGGATATATGTTCTTATTGTGACAACCCCCATGAAATGATTCCTTGtcactgttattattttagCCATTTGGTCCAACATTATTATAAATAATTGTATCCTCATTGGAGTTGACAGGGCACTAAAGCAGTTTCTAGTTGGCGCCATGCGCTGAATCATAAGGCAAGCTGACCTATTGCTGCCAAATTGGATGTGGCAGATCTGCCCCATGAACTAAGTTGATGCCTCTCATTGACCCATGTAAGAATATGTTTGGCAAGCAGATACCAAAAACAACGTAAGAAATCTCTGATTATTATAAATGTTAATTACTCCTtatatgttcagtatacaggtAGACACCAAACCAACATATGTATAATTCTAATGTGTTTACAGCTACCAATGTATGGCTCTTTGTAAAAAGGCGCCTTATAAACTTCACTCCATTTACCAGCGCTCAGTGAGGCTTCTATGTGTTAGATGTCTATGGTGCACCTGCTCTAGAAACTTCTACACCCTCCCCCCATCACTCTCTTTTGTCTTACAGATCTTtctaaaaaaaagtgcagtattTCTGACGCTGGTATGTTAGGACTTTACCtgccataaataaataagtaagaaTGGCtcaataaatttaaaaaaaaaaacacacaattaccCTGTTTTTAGTTAAGTGCTGTATATATATCCACTTTTCCCACCACTTTTCCACACAACTCTGGTTTTACAGTTCTTCATCAGATTCTAGAAGAAGGCCGTGATCAATGGTCAAGACTTTCCCATGGCCGTGGGGAAGAACGGAAAGGAAGCCAAGCAGAATGCAGCTAAACGTGCCCTGAGAAGTTTGAGTGAGAAGGAGAATCCGAGACCAGTCGTAAGATTCTTCTTTGTTGATGGACTCTGATTTCAAAGACTGTGTACAGAGCATGtcttactgtttttttctgttttatcctAATAGGTGACAGTAATTGCACAAACGTGTAtgtttgtccccccccccccttttttttttttttttttttttacaaatattcaGACCGAACATGCTGCAAAAACCTCTTCTCAAGTCAGTCATGAACGTTTGCTCAATGAATATCGTCAGAAGAACAAGGTGGCTTTAAGAGCTGTGAAGTGGCCAAGACTGGCACCAAATTATTCTACACGGTATATCTGCACACTGCATGCAAATGCATGTGTAGTTGTTTTGTCACAAGCATtagaaatgcatttaattaaGTTTGTGTAATATAACATGCTGTGGCTTTGTGGATGGTGAGGAGGAGTATCTGGCCGTTAGTCGGAAAATAAGGAGGGAACCTAATGAGGAAGCAGCCAAGCTTGTATGTCAGGACATATCTGGCAGTGGACCGACAGAGGTGAGTCATAATACACACTAGTTTCTGAAGCACTTTTGCAGAAATGGGACGCCTTGAGATGTTTGTCATTAAGGGGAGGAATAGGATTATGATATTATTTCTACTGTGTCTTTTATGAAATAGTGTACCCCAATgtacaggcaaaaaaaaaaacatgaacaggaTCAGCACATCATAagtaagaaataataataataataataataataataataataataataataataataataataataataataataggagCCACAGTcatgacaataaaataaacatacaaattttaaaaaatgaaagataCACAAAGCAAGGTGTTAACATGTCAAGCATTTTGACATGTCTCTGAAAATGTAGCAGAAATTTGACTGACaccattttctttatttcttccaATTGCAACAGAACAAAATCCTGTTGTGGACCCCAAAAGACGGTGGGTCACCTAAAGGTCCACCCCGCTACAATgttatattgtaattttttcaaaatacattGCCACAAgtgtcacaaatgttttttttttttcttctgctaaTCATTTTTATGTCTTGTTAGTCCATTGGGTGAAATTATTCAGGATGGATGTCAGTGAGCCTGTATGAGAGagttgactgattttttttttcttaacattgtttttatttattttcagtaagGACATACAAAATGCATCGACACACATACTACGCTAGTTGCACAATGGGATGCAGGCAGACCTtgctgcatacacacacatgcaaaaggtaaaaaaagaaaaaatatattaataataataataataataataataataataataataataataataagatataAAAGAATAgcaataattaaaaaggaaaaaagtaaagttgtCACACTCAGTCGCCTTACAGATAAATATAATCTATTGTTGCCAGAGAAAGTCCATTAAGGGTGCCTACACCTCTTCAAATTCTTGCACTTTACCCCTAATTACATAGGTTAGCTTTTCTAATGTAATACACATTGCCATCTCTCTAATCCAAGATTGTGTAGAAGATACTTCAATCTCTTTCCAAGATAGAGCAACCATCCTCCTGGCCTGCAGGAGGCCATCGTTGATCAGGGTCTTACACTTAGTTAACAGAAAAGCAATCTGGGTATATCGCTAAAATACAAAGTTTTGCTATGCAGGGTACCTGAATACCTGTGATTTTACTTAGACTGCGGACAACCTTTTTTCAAAAAGTTGCCAGCTTAGGACATTCCCATACACAATTAATCAAAGTACCTTTCTCtgtcaaacatttcacacatgtaTCTGGAATGCCAGGGGACCAAGCACTGGTCGACCAAAAACTCATTAGCCGACCAAAAATTCATTGGCCAATTGGtcgcaggaaaacaaaaacaaaaaaaaccaacaaaatattTGAAGCTGTGTCTTGTCAAAATTAAGTCAAAATCTATGTGACTGGCGGCTGGCCTGTGTATGAAAGGCTGGAGGGCTTTTAATTTCAAGGGCCAGATTCAGGCAGTGACACTCAGTGtcggtgggttttttttaacacggCAGGTCCCTTCGACATTGCGTTAGACAGTTAACAATTAATAGCCAACCATATCGGGAAAGACGGCTAAAATATGGAATCATGTTGAAAAGAAGAAGGATGACCCCGAGAAGGTGACCTGCAAACTTTGCAAGAAAAACTTTGCTTATCACTCCTCCACGATGAACATGATGTATCACCTTAAACTTGTAAGTAGCCTAGCTACCTGCCCATGGCGGCTGAACATTTGACGGGAGATGAACTTTTTTTGCGAGAAgaccgcggcagcccacaaacacccgctataaagcagctaacattgaaaatgagtatagcaGCGCAGTGCTGTTGGTccaccgtctggggagaaccctgtatATTCGTCGATTAGTCGACTAATCTCTCTAATTGACGACCACTGGTCAACCAAGAAAATCCAATAAATGTTCACACTGTTGAATCCGATGttgatttaaagaaatgttgGGGCCCCCTGGTAGTCACACAGCTCCATAATATAACAGGCAAAAATACAAGAAGTTTATACATCAACCTACAATGGGAAAAATGTTGAATCTGGTGGAATACggtgaaaatgttaaatgtcactgcttttcttcaaaACGAAATTCTGACATTACAGAATGCATGGTTGTATACAGTAACAGAGGTCTCTACCTCTGTCCAGCTGCTACTTTTTGGTCCACTTTGTACCATGTCTTTGTAACTGGCCTCTCCCTTActggtaaaataaacacagcaatAATTACTTGGACAAAACATAtattgttgtcatgtttttctgaCGAGAGAAACAACATTTAACCTTTATCTGAGCAAATGGTTTCAAAAAAATGATCATGCAAACACGTAAGTGTATAATGGCTCAGCCTGAGATGATGGAAAACAGCAGGGTTGATACACGGACGTGgtcgttgttgttgtgttttataatcTGGCCTGTAGGGGGAGCTGTGGCTCCATGTTGCTCGGACTGCTCACAGTGAGGCTGCAGACTGCAGGCCTCCTCACCCTGTGGGAGAGAAAGGTTTTATTCACAGTGAGAGGGCCAAAACCGAGGGAGCTGTGTGACATTTAATCATGCCTCCAGCGCATGCTTGATGATTAGCATCTCTGTggaaaacaacaggaacaagTGCCAAATGCAGGATCCCACACAATCACCTGGCCACGGTGCACACAGTCACATAGGCCCCCGGTAATCAGCACAAAATCAGCTCCTGTAGCTCAGTATGGTAACTCAACAATGACCACGCTGCAAAAGTGGCCTAGAATTTGCATTGTGTCTCAGTGAATAGAGCCAACAGTGTAGGTGGATCGCCTGCCTTAAAGTAGACTGGATAACTCTGTGATGACTTCTTTCTTCTCAGTCGGAGTCTTGCTGTAAAGTGGAGGCACAAGGCTGCTGACATAGACAGTTTGTAGATCTGGGATTaccttctcctcccctcagaCAGCACGGTTTATTTTGAACTTTACACACTGATATTCCCCTCAAACCTTTGGGAGTAATTAGGATCTCCACGAGGTCCATGTGAATTCCAAGAGTTGATGAATTCTGGTCTCAAGAAATTGaataacattacaaaacaaaacaaaacaaaaaactgtatcATTGAATGATATTCTGGCCACCTGGGGGCAGCATAACCAACTGAGAATACACTGACATGTTAACGTTGGAAGCTGATTTGGAGAACACATTAGCTAACAGTTTACCGTTTACACATCGAGCAACCGTATtgtaacattagcatttatctagtcgtgtttgtgtctgtctgacgAACGTAAGTCATATATGCACCAACTCCTAAggaaaatatctggctcttgagcagctaaatgctaaatagCTGGTTGctagtttagttttagtttagcGGGTAGCACCAGATGGCTACCATCTGTTTGGCACTGCAGTGGCTAGCATTTGCTAATGAGCGAGTCAGGTACGGTCAGAATACTGTTAATAGAGTTTGTTCATTGTG
Encoded proteins:
- the LOC119033621 gene encoding interferon-induced, double-stranded RNA-activated protein kinase-like — translated: MTSKFGKRNFESISQTNRNSTAGRRPGGRKQGASGKEKSPASSLMMETGNYVERLNEYAQKTRCGPPQYEDLGSVGPDHDRIFTQRAVLNGKVYPEGVGRNKKEAKKNAAKNALERLVQNAAEKSAEAATAPVHQTSITQGKYVCWLNEYCQQSRMAIKAVETTRPGPNSSTHWCSFVVGDKEYPRVSGKTKKDAKEEAAKLVFDIISGSTEVSLTSTVSKDVAPPMFSLRPLTRMSHESSAQSMWMSKSSSTVYMDVSSPSKAQTPVRSAVSEYDTPSMMSTSQVSLKSLQSMEIDKTSTGRRRKASNSSNNQLAVKVRKMETSHEETQSRFTSEYDHMKILGSGTFGNVYKARNKLLKRDFAVKIVRWEEKSLREVTTLSDLSHPNIIRYYTFWTEDSGYSPSQSADQSSAKYLYIQMELCDTETLKKWIKQKNAQSPQDSKRQEESLNIAKQIVTGVEYIHSMKHIHRDLKPANILFGLDRKVKIGDFGLVTRDDDDVLRERTLCTGTPSYMAPEQIKRSYGRKVDIFPLGLIYFELLWKLSTGHKSVVWDDARHQKLPKEFSETFPQEEQIIKSMLCEQPEERPEASTLRAELEKWAQTLSTQKMLQANATN